The following are encoded in a window of Gasterosteus aculeatus chromosome 5, fGasAcu3.hap1.1, whole genome shotgun sequence genomic DNA:
- the LOC120819416 gene encoding zinc finger protein 518A produces MEEDLTILNDSAKNCSISVTGDEKVKDFVFKHFREVADGALFNNAEDSSLKEHGSSISKDKPTLNKAHCKIQQGAVFSGKILSFGCSMCKDDCRYSPNDLLKHFRAAHKGTLPTYPCDLCGFVTNEFPALQRHRIEHRNTLVTCELCDNDVQYSLLLLTRHYIMCHSLNGQFTCDWCDFTTVDAGTFVQHIHHHNESPWKCSKCRHISLNEEDHHKHMKAHSGTFPYTCQICGYGSARGEYLKKHTAAVHKEEAERRNVLKAIDDSGIPANASASLKLLLKKSSESQEAQRISKLNCLSGSFTNQNGRLIKPEISVEETHHFVDSKKENKNMGKGSHYTEQSMPIMLQECDNSESSASHTSPNGLTVLMVKNKISLPPNCTTKVMGFKMVDGKKHLVLKVIPTTKQDVSTQNHSFIEDLGSSAPSPVLEKSRVPNENGECSNSKNSTSHSLAVSPRSESSLQIDQGDIVAVKVKIEEEETSVSNHDSPARDEDREQTPHSLGRSSTCTATLHPITNEFDDVDDQGQPRQASCSERTKFHHNSVTFNCDATCHNGSQISYTSKMFPGMVTDSSSPSKDAEEILSAKQVLKETIENCGASNELLLIDTCNIENDDQCSQSTSEENDALGTETEHKNDRLRFKKLSTTPAPSSESSSYASVNRRESFPSCTHNSPNQDVFHFHNYSKETYGTSPSNTQSFDNMSDHSEESLFKSSQFSLTLGDTPELFTERGHKNPTEKVSESHIGEGIASVDDPATEDEHPESVLQDFNIIKIEEESIPISNKQSDTKSSSNFLGTFVEEHSDAIITQQLHRERVGSLGASNDSLKQAKSALRILQLSEGKQSVLLRTSENQFAVPVQVNTSPGFKLITNSASPQINVSYMRPGLERSTNPAGGTFTQSSKSAAGTSELKAGASEKGTLLSPPQPSAGTTSNHYLINSPGFKGPVLFSSTPHNTPTDKTAKTSPTCYFVQRSVPFVQTPSAPGLRLASTQLQLNSKPVLAMPVSPSEKPSTLQTGRQAFLLRYISPPKSNVLSNNLDPKTGARCSQTNESTGNKVIFKLVTPTGSRLTSCAATSSSQPLFLANRPQTQCFLVASNKTNSSIGVKKLIPLQNTAHKDVNSTSFISPSQMNVKAQPYDAEKPMLAPRPIRPPSQRKRRRKALFDELPAPVHKAKRLSNKALTEKETTVLWKPVAKDVERTLRLVPFSSLQLIKCPRRYQPVVVLNHPDGDIPEVANIMKIVNRHKGVVTKVSLSQKTIQALSERGALQKNSSTKGAPSYREAPRPRPVQSSVRERFLLKLKLRRKSKKKYEVVDTLSGCREEPVVFDCWFCGRLFGNQEDWIGHGQRHLMEATRDWNKLF; encoded by the coding sequence ATGGAAGAAGATCTCACAATACTTAACGATTCTGCCAAAAACTGCAGCATATCAGTAACTGGGGATGAGAAGGTAAAAGACTTTGTGTTTAAGCATTTCAGAGAAGTTGCGGATGGGGCACTCTTCAATAATGCAGAAGACTCTTCCCTCAAGGAGCATGGGAGCTCCATCAGTAAAGATAAACCAACTCTGAATAAAGCCCACTGTAAAATACAGCAGGGGGCTGTTTTCTCTGGAAAAATTCTCAGTTTTGGATGCTCTATGTGCAAAGATGATTGCAGATACAGCCCCAATGATCTCCTTAAACATTTTCGAGCAGCCCATAAAGGAACCCTCCCTACATACCCTTGTGACCTCTGCGGTTTTGTCACAAACGAGTTCCCTGCTCTTCAACGTCATCGGATTGAGCACAGGAATACTCTTGTGACATGCGAGCTCTGCGACAATGATGTGCAGTACTCTCTGCTTTTGCTTACCAGACATTACATCATGTGTCACAGTCTAAATGGACAGTTTACCTGTGACTGGTGTGACTTTACAACTGTGGATGCAGGTACATTCGTCCAGCACATTCATCATCACAATGAGAGTCCTTGGAAGTGCTCCAAATGTAGACATATCAGCCTGAACGAGGAGGATCACCACAAGCACATGAAAGCTCACTCTGGGACATTCCCCTACACCTGCCAGATCTGTGGATATGGTTCGGCAAGGGGCGAGTatcttaaaaaacacacagcagcagttcacaaagaagaagctgaaagaaGGAATGTATTGAAGGCTATTGACGATAGCGGAATCCCAGCAAATGCATCTGCAAGCTTAAAACTTTTGCTGAAAAAGAGTAGTGAATCACAGGAGGCTCAGAGGATATCGAAACTGAACTGTCTGTCCGGGAGTTTCACCAACCAAAATGGCAGGCTAATCAAACCAGAGATATCCGTTGAAGAGACCCACCACTTTGTGGAttccaaaaaggaaaacaaaaatatgggTAAAGGCTCTCATTACACAGAGCAATCAATGCCAATAATGTTACAGGAATGTGACAACTCTGAAAGTTCTGCAAGTCACACCAGTCCTAATGGTCTCACTGTTCTGATGGTTAAGAACAaaatctctctcccccccaacTGTACAACCAAAGTGATGGGATTCAAGATGGTTGATGGCAAAAAACATTTAGTTCTCAAAGTAATACCAACAACAAAGCAAGATGTATCCACTCAAAACCATTCCTTTATTGAAGATTTGGGGTCCTCAGCACCAAGTCCTGTGTTGGAGAAAAGTAGAGTCCCAAATGAGAATGGGGAGTGCTCTAACAGCAAGAATTCTACATCACATAGTTTGGCCGTTTCACCAAGAAGTGAATCTAGCCTGCAGATAGATCAAGGCGATATCGTGGCAGTAAAAGTTAAGATTGAGGAGGAAGAAACCTCTGTTAGCAACCATGATTCCCCTGCTCGAGATGAAGATAGAGAACAAACTCCTCACTCACTAGGTAGGTCTTCCACCTGTACAGCCACCTTACATCCCATTACAAATGAGTTTGATGATGTGGACGACCAAGGTCAGCCAAGGCAAGCCTCCTGCTCAGAAAGAACTAAGTTTCATCATAATTCTGTAACATTTAACTGTGATGCAACCTGCCATAATGGTTCTCAAATCAGTTATACTTCAAAGATGTTTCCTGGCATGGTCACTGATTCATCTTCACCTTCAAAAGATGCTGAGGAAATATTGTCTGCCAAACAAGTCTTGAAAGAAACCATTGAAAACTGTGGGGCTTCAAATGAGTTATTGCTGATTGATACATGCAACATAGAAAATGATGACCAATGTTCTCAGAGTACCTCAGAAGAAAACGACGCATTGGGAACGGAGACTGAACATAAAAATGACAGGCTACGTTTTAAAAAGCTTTCGACTACCCCGGCACCTTCATCGGAGTCATCCTCGTACGCCTCAGTTAACCGCAGAGAGAGTTTCCCTAGCTGCACACATAATTCCCCAAACCAAGAcgtatttcattttcataattattcCAAGGAAACATATGGGACTTCACCTAGCAATACCCAAAGCTTTGACAATATGTCTGATCATTCAGAAGAAAGTCTTTTTAAATCCTCACAGTTTAGTTTGACGTTGGGAGATACTCCTGAGCTATTCACAGAAAGGGGTCATAAAAACCCGACTGAAAAGGTCTCCGAGAGTCACATTGGTGAGGGCATAGCTAGTGTTGACGATCCTGCCACTGAAGATGAACATCCTGAGTCAGTGCTTCAAGACTTTAATATCATCAAAATTGAGGAAGAGAGCATTCCTATATCCAACAAACAGTCCGACACAAAGAGCAGTTCAAATTTCTTAGGCACTTTTGTGGAGGAACATTCAGATGCAATTATTACCCAACAACTACATAGGGAAAGAGTTGGGTCTTTGGGTGCAAGTAATGATTCTTTAAAACAAGCAAAATCTGCTCTACGAATTCTTCAATTGTCAGAGGGTAAGCAATCAGTACTACTAAGAACTAGTGAGAATCAATTTGCTGTTCCGGTGCAGGTCAACACCTCTCCAGGTTTCAAACTGATAACCAACTCTGCCAGTCCCCAGATCAATGTATCTTATATGAGGCCAGGGTTAGAAAGATCAACTaaccctgcaggaggaaccTTCACTCAAAGCAGCAAGAGCGCAGCAGGTACATCTGAACTAAAGGCAGGAGCTTCTGAAAAAGGtacacttctctctcctcctcaaccAAGTGCTGGGACGACCTCAAATCACTACCTTATCAACAGCCCTGGTTTTAAGGGCCCCGTACTCTTCTCAAGCACACCACACAACACGCCTACGGACAAAACGGCAAAGACATCGCCAACTTGCTACTTTGTACAGAGGTCCGTCCCATTTGTTCAGACGCCCAGTGCTCCTGGCCTCAGACTGGCGAGTACACAACTCCAGTTGAACTCAAAGCCAGTTCTGGCGATGCCTGTGAGTCCTTCAGAAAAACCTAGCACTCTGCAGACTGGTCGCCAGGCATTCTTGCTCCGATATATTTCTCCACCCAAATCAAACGTACTATCAAACAACTTAGACCCAAAGACTGGGGCTCGGTGTAGTCAAACCAATGAAAGTACTggaaacaaagtcatttttaaacTTGTCACTCCTACCGGTAGCCGTCTTACAAGTTGCGCTGCCACGTCAAGCAGTCAACCTTTGTTTTTGGCCAACAGACCTCAAACCCAGTGTTTTCTAGTGGCGTCAAACAAGACAAATTCCTCTATTGGAGTAAAGAAACTGATCCCCCTACAAAATActgcacacaaagacgtcaATTCAACATCTTTCATTTCACCCTCTCAGATGAATGTAAAGGCACAACCGTACGATGCAGAGAAACCTATGCTGGCCCCAAGGCCAATTAGGCCACCAAGCCAAAGGAAAAGGCGCAGGAAAGCACTATTTGACGAGCTTCCAGCACCGGTGCATAAAGCAAAACGACTCTCAAACAAAGCACTGACCGAGAAAGAGACTACGGTGTTATGGAAGCCTGTAGCCAAAGACGTTGAAAGGACACTACGGCTCGTCCCATTCAGttctctgcagctgatcaaatgCCCTCGTAGATACCAACCTGTGGTGGTGCTCAATCATCCAGATGGTGACATTCCCGAAGTGGCCAATATTATGAAGATAGTTAACAGGCACAAAGGTGTTGTTACTAAGGTCTCCCTGTCTCAGAAAACAATCCAAGCGCTCTCCGAGCGTGGCGCTTTACAGAAGAATTCCTCGACCAAAGGTGCACCGTCTTACAGGGAGGCGCCGAGACCCCGGCCAGTTCAGAGTTCTGTCCGAGAACGCTTCCTTCTCAAGCTGAAGCTAaggagaaaaagtaaaaaaaagtatgagGTAGTAGATACTCTTTCAGGCTGCAGAGAAGAGCCTGTGGTGTTTGACTGCTGGTTTTGTGGTCGACTCTTTGGCAACCAAGAAGATTGGATTGGTCACGGCCAGCGGCACCTCATGGAGGCCACCCGGGACTGGAATAAACTCTTCTGA